The following coding sequences are from one Buchnera aphidicola (Melaphis rhois) window:
- the holA gene encoding DNA polymerase III subunit delta, translating to MQKQLVYLSNFINPDILLIIHKNVKENISNNVWFNIFQLKGTIIYCNSLIKQKTNIWINNKIYDSKINIHKNAKELLLKLYSGNILFLYNTINMLMLIWPKRLITIEKIKPFINNSTLFTPEEWIDSMLIGDLNKSIKILNNLFIQNYNQIVLIRSLQYNLITILMIQRKIFPNIYDILKMRKTSKSRYLTLIYFSRCENIEKINKSITLLTKIEINIKKKYETSIWNQLKILSCIISKKN from the coding sequence ATTCAAAAACAACTAGTTTATTTATCTAATTTTATAAATCCTGATATACTTTTAATTATTCACAAAAACGTAAAAGAAAATATATCAAATAATGTTTGGTTTAATATATTTCAATTAAAAGGTACAATTATATATTGTAACTCTCTTATAAAACAAAAAACAAATATCTGGATAAACAATAAAATATATGATTCAAAAATAAATATCCACAAAAATGCAAAAGAACTATTACTGAAATTATATTCAGGAAACATATTATTCTTATACAATACAATAAATATGTTAATGTTAATTTGGCCGAAACGCCTAATAACTATTGAAAAAATTAAACCGTTTATTAATAATTCAACTCTTTTTACACCAGAAGAGTGGATTGATTCAATGTTAATCGGTGATTTAAATAAATCTATAAAAATTCTAAATAACTTATTTATTCAAAACTATAACCAAATAGTATTGATACGAAGTTTACAGTATAATTTGATTACTATACTAATGATACAACGTAAAATTTTTCCTAATATTTACGATATCTTAAAGATGAGAAAAACTTCAAAAAGTAGATATCTAACACTAATATATTTTTCACGTTGCGAAAATATTGAAAAAATTAATAAATCCATTACATTATTAACAAAAATAGAAATTAATATTAAAAAAAAATACGAAACGTCTATATGGAACCAATTAAAAATTTTATCCTGCATAATTAGTAAAAAAAACTAG